Proteins encoded together in one Osmia lignaria lignaria isolate PbOS001 chromosome 4, iyOsmLign1, whole genome shotgun sequence window:
- the LOC117603352 gene encoding uncharacterized protein LOC117603352 isoform X4, with translation MSEKRISLGINVSILVILTIFGVLLSLPLRLLLNTNYGRNQTICENNTIEATENVTSIEPIVPLDHRRLKRCPKLPYEDRLKSVFRCDYDGNCTYVSLVKNDLKEINRQKTIEEAEKTSKVSKEVIDENLSENTEESVKDHRMKSVPVAGHILVTMLLISAIAALVEVLRIRFARDKAGSASSRKTSTVELPVQRRFIPRQPMRSQRSFEIQGAKPPPLIRRSSFPTQPSKQNSASFSGTPNNWISRRQSAESDEEIGLLISALHHRTRLIRRH, from the exons ATGTCAGAGAAACGCATTTCATTGGGCATCAACGTCAGCATCCTTGTGATTCTAACGATATTCGGAGTGCTACTGTCTTTGCCACTGCGATTGTTGTTGAACACCAACTACGGTAGAAATCAGACTATCTGTGAGAATAATACGATAGAGGCAACGGAAAATGTAACGAGTATCGAGCCGATTGTGCCATTGGATCATCGAAGATTGAAACGTTGCCCGAAATTGCCGTACGAGGATCGTTTGAAGTCGGTTTTTCGTTGCGATTACGACGGAAATTGTACCTATGTTTCTCTCGTGAAGAATGATTTAAAGGAAATTAATAGACAGAAGACGATCGAGGAAGCCGAGAAAACTTCGAAGGTCTCGAAGGAGGTTATCGATGAAAATTTATCGGAGAACACGGAGGAAAGTGTGAAAGATCATCGAATGAAATCGGTCCCGGTTGCTGGACACATTCTCGTGACGATGCTTCTAATTTCAGCGATCGCTGCTCTCGTTGAAGTGCTGAGAATACGTTTCGCTAGAGACAAG GCAGGTAGTGCCAGCTCAAGGAAAACGTCCACGGTCGAGCTTCCCGTTCAGAGGCGGTTCATTCCAAGGCAACCAATGAGGAGTCAGAGGTCATTCGAAATACAAG GTGCGAAACCACCGCCACTTATTCGTCGCTCGTCCTTCCCAACGCAACCCTCTAAGCAAAATTCTGCCTCGTTTAGTGGCACCCCGAACAATTGGATATCACGTCGGCAATCAGCTGAATCCGACGAAGAGATCGGACTTCTTATTAGTGCACTTCATCATCGTACACGTCTGATTCGACGGCATTAA
- the LOC117603352 gene encoding uncharacterized protein LOC117603352 isoform X2: MSEKRISLGINVSILVILTIFGVLLSLPLRLLLNTNYGRNQTICENNTIEATENVTSIEPIVPLDHRRLKRCPKLPYEDRLKSVFRCDYDGNCTYVSLVKNDLKEINRQKTIEEAEKTSKVSKEVIDENLSENTEESVKDHRMKSVPVAGHILVTMLLISAIAALVEVLRIRFARDKAGSASSRKTSTVELPVQRRFIPRQPMRSQRSFEIQGMHRSALRLLGAKPPPLIRRSSFPTQPSKQNSASFSGTPNNWISRRQSAESDEEIGLLISALHHRTRLIRRH, translated from the exons ATGTCAGAGAAACGCATTTCATTGGGCATCAACGTCAGCATCCTTGTGATTCTAACGATATTCGGAGTGCTACTGTCTTTGCCACTGCGATTGTTGTTGAACACCAACTACGGTAGAAATCAGACTATCTGTGAGAATAATACGATAGAGGCAACGGAAAATGTAACGAGTATCGAGCCGATTGTGCCATTGGATCATCGAAGATTGAAACGTTGCCCGAAATTGCCGTACGAGGATCGTTTGAAGTCGGTTTTTCGTTGCGATTACGACGGAAATTGTACCTATGTTTCTCTCGTGAAGAATGATTTAAAGGAAATTAATAGACAGAAGACGATCGAGGAAGCCGAGAAAACTTCGAAGGTCTCGAAGGAGGTTATCGATGAAAATTTATCGGAGAACACGGAGGAAAGTGTGAAAGATCATCGAATGAAATCGGTCCCGGTTGCTGGACACATTCTCGTGACGATGCTTCTAATTTCAGCGATCGCTGCTCTCGTTGAAGTGCTGAGAATACGTTTCGCTAGAGACAAG GCAGGTAGTGCCAGCTCAAGGAAAACGTCCACGGTCGAGCTTCCCGTTCAGAGGCGGTTCATTCCAAGGCAACCAATGAGGAGTCAGAGGTCATTCGAAATACAAGGCATGCATCGATCCGCTTTACGCCTATTAG GTGCGAAACCACCGCCACTTATTCGTCGCTCGTCCTTCCCAACGCAACCCTCTAAGCAAAATTCTGCCTCGTTTAGTGGCACCCCGAACAATTGGATATCACGTCGGCAATCAGCTGAATCCGACGAAGAGATCGGACTTCTTATTAGTGCACTTCATCATCGTACACGTCTGATTCGACGGCATTAA
- the LOC117603352 gene encoding uncharacterized protein LOC117603352 isoform X1: MSEKRISLGINVSILVILTIFGVLLSLPLRLLLNTNYGRNQTICENNTIEATENVTSIEPIVPLDHRRLKRCPKLPYEDRLKSVFRCDYDGNCTYVSLVKNDLKEINRQKTIEEAEKTSKVSKEVIDENLSENTEESVKDHRMKSVPVAGHILVTMLLISAIAALVEVLRIRFARDKDSSKAGSASSRKTSTVELPVQRRFIPRQPMRSQRSFEIQGMHRSALRLLGAKPPPLIRRSSFPTQPSKQNSASFSGTPNNWISRRQSAESDEEIGLLISALHHRTRLIRRH, from the exons ATGTCAGAGAAACGCATTTCATTGGGCATCAACGTCAGCATCCTTGTGATTCTAACGATATTCGGAGTGCTACTGTCTTTGCCACTGCGATTGTTGTTGAACACCAACTACGGTAGAAATCAGACTATCTGTGAGAATAATACGATAGAGGCAACGGAAAATGTAACGAGTATCGAGCCGATTGTGCCATTGGATCATCGAAGATTGAAACGTTGCCCGAAATTGCCGTACGAGGATCGTTTGAAGTCGGTTTTTCGTTGCGATTACGACGGAAATTGTACCTATGTTTCTCTCGTGAAGAATGATTTAAAGGAAATTAATAGACAGAAGACGATCGAGGAAGCCGAGAAAACTTCGAAGGTCTCGAAGGAGGTTATCGATGAAAATTTATCGGAGAACACGGAGGAAAGTGTGAAAGATCATCGAATGAAATCGGTCCCGGTTGCTGGACACATTCTCGTGACGATGCTTCTAATTTCAGCGATCGCTGCTCTCGTTGAAGTGCTGAGAATACGTTTCGCTAGAGACAAG GACTCGTCTAAGGCAGGTAGTGCCAGCTCAAGGAAAACGTCCACGGTCGAGCTTCCCGTTCAGAGGCGGTTCATTCCAAGGCAACCAATGAGGAGTCAGAGGTCATTCGAAATACAAGGCATGCATCGATCCGCTTTACGCCTATTAG GTGCGAAACCACCGCCACTTATTCGTCGCTCGTCCTTCCCAACGCAACCCTCTAAGCAAAATTCTGCCTCGTTTAGTGGCACCCCGAACAATTGGATATCACGTCGGCAATCAGCTGAATCCGACGAAGAGATCGGACTTCTTATTAGTGCACTTCATCATCGTACACGTCTGATTCGACGGCATTAA
- the LOC117603352 gene encoding uncharacterized protein LOC117603352 isoform X3, with protein MSEKRISLGINVSILVILTIFGVLLSLPLRLLLNTNYGRNQTICENNTIEATENVTSIEPIVPLDHRRLKRCPKLPYEDRLKSVFRCDYDGNCTYVSLVKNDLKEINRQKTIEEAEKTSKVSKEVIDENLSENTEESVKDHRMKSVPVAGHILVTMLLISAIAALVEVLRIRFARDKDSSKAGSASSRKTSTVELPVQRRFIPRQPMRSQRSFEIQGAKPPPLIRRSSFPTQPSKQNSASFSGTPNNWISRRQSAESDEEIGLLISALHHRTRLIRRH; from the exons ATGTCAGAGAAACGCATTTCATTGGGCATCAACGTCAGCATCCTTGTGATTCTAACGATATTCGGAGTGCTACTGTCTTTGCCACTGCGATTGTTGTTGAACACCAACTACGGTAGAAATCAGACTATCTGTGAGAATAATACGATAGAGGCAACGGAAAATGTAACGAGTATCGAGCCGATTGTGCCATTGGATCATCGAAGATTGAAACGTTGCCCGAAATTGCCGTACGAGGATCGTTTGAAGTCGGTTTTTCGTTGCGATTACGACGGAAATTGTACCTATGTTTCTCTCGTGAAGAATGATTTAAAGGAAATTAATAGACAGAAGACGATCGAGGAAGCCGAGAAAACTTCGAAGGTCTCGAAGGAGGTTATCGATGAAAATTTATCGGAGAACACGGAGGAAAGTGTGAAAGATCATCGAATGAAATCGGTCCCGGTTGCTGGACACATTCTCGTGACGATGCTTCTAATTTCAGCGATCGCTGCTCTCGTTGAAGTGCTGAGAATACGTTTCGCTAGAGACAAG GACTCGTCTAAGGCAGGTAGTGCCAGCTCAAGGAAAACGTCCACGGTCGAGCTTCCCGTTCAGAGGCGGTTCATTCCAAGGCAACCAATGAGGAGTCAGAGGTCATTCGAAATACAAG GTGCGAAACCACCGCCACTTATTCGTCGCTCGTCCTTCCCAACGCAACCCTCTAAGCAAAATTCTGCCTCGTTTAGTGGCACCCCGAACAATTGGATATCACGTCGGCAATCAGCTGAATCCGACGAAGAGATCGGACTTCTTATTAGTGCACTTCATCATCGTACACGTCTGATTCGACGGCATTAA